In Daphnia magna isolate NIES linkage group LG6, ASM2063170v1.1, whole genome shotgun sequence, the following are encoded in one genomic region:
- the LOC116925104 gene encoding protein henna: MDASFKDKSVQRKLSYIMDSPKASNKEILLFSMPEEVGALAKALKIFEDNKVNLLHIESRSSKRSIGDYEFIVEIDTILGDVAGAMEQLRKQSSYFQIISRDHKDGNEETIPWFPGRIQDLDRFANQILSYGSELDSDHPGFTDPVYRARRKEFADIAFNYKYGEKIPRVEYTPEETATWGTIYRQLTKLYPTHACREFNHNFPLLIENCGYKEDNIPQLQDISDFLHDCTGFTLRPVAGLLSSRDFLAGLAFRVFHSTQYIRHGSVPLYTPEPDVCHELLGHVPLFADPEFAQFSQEIGLASLGAPDEYIERLATCYWFTVEYGMCRQGGELKAYGAGLLSSFGELEYCLTDKPEIRPFDPAKTALQKYPITSYQPVYFVSESFEDAKEKMIAYAKTIPRPFSVRYNPYTLNVEILNSKPQLENLLKNINWEITRITDALCKMR, from the exons ATGGACGCCTCTTTCAAG GACAAGTCGGTTCAACGGAAATTGAGCTACATCATGGATAGTCCCAAAGCCTCCAACAAGGAAATCTTGCTGTTTAGTATGCCAGAGGAAGTCGGTGCACTGGCAAAAGCTTTGAAAATATTCGAG GACAACAAGGTGAATCTGCTTCACATCGAATCCCGCTCATCCAAGCGTTCAATTGGAGATTATGAATTCATCGTCGAAATCGATACTATTTTGGGGGACGTGGCCGGCGCCATGGAACAACTGAGGAAGCAATCCTCTTACTTCCAGATCATATCACGCGATCACAAGGATGGAAACG AGGAGACTATCCCATGGTTCCCCGGACGTATTCAAGACTTGGATCGATTTGCCAATCAAATTTTATCCTACGGATCTGAATTGGACTCCGATCATCCAGGTTTTACTGATCCCGTATATCGAGCTCGTCGCAAGGAATTTGCTGACATTGCATTCAATTACAAATA CGGCGAGAAAATTCCGCGAGTGGAGTACACTCCCGAAGAGACTGCTACATGGGGAACCATCTATCGGCAATTGACGAAACTGTACCCAACTCACGCGTGTCGTGAATTCAACCACAATTTCCCGCTACTGATTGAAAACTGCGGCTACAAGGAAGACAATATCCCTCAACTGCAAGACATTTCCGATTTTCTTCATG ATTGCACTGGTTTCACGTTGCGTCCGGTGGCTGGATTACTGTCATCGCGTGATTTTCTTGCTGGATTGGCATTTCGTGTGTTCCACTCGACCCAGTACATCCGTCACGGAAGCGTACCATTGTACACGCCTGAACCAGACGTCTGTCACGAACTCTTGGGCCACGTTCCATTATTTGCCGATCCCGAATTCGCCCAATTTTCTCAGGAGATTGGATTGGCTTCTCTAGGCGCGCCCGATGAGTACATTGAACGCTTGGCCACG TGTTATTGGTTCACCGTCGAGTATGGCATGTGTCGCCAAGGAGGAGAACTGAAAGCTTACGGTGCTGGACTGCTGTCATCTTTCGGCGAGCTCGAATATTGCCTGACGGACAAGCCCGAAATTCGCCCGTTCGATCCGGCTAAGACAGCCTTACAAAAGTATCCCATCACATCCTACCAACCCGTCTATTTCGTCTCTGAAAGCTTTGAAGATGCCAAAGAAAAGATGAT CGCGTATGCCAAAACAATCCCGCGGCCTTTCAGCGTTCGTTACAACCCGTACACGCTCAACGTCGAGATTTTAAATTCGAAACCGCAATTGGaaaatttattgaaaaacATCAACTGGGAGATAACACGGATCACCGACGCTCTATGCAAAATGCGCTGA
- the LOC116925105 gene encoding protein henna, with product MKSAENETNPTVEKARKHGGREEERTTWFPRRIEDLDHTRSNTISFGSDLDPDHPGFNDPIYRERRKEIIEIAVNYRHGQPIPKVEYTPEEVATWSTIFRRVTQLYPTHACLEFNNMFPVMVEHCGYKEDAIPQLQDVSDFLYGRTGFILRPVAGFLSFRDFLAGLAFRVFHATQYIRHSSKPMYTPEPDACHELLGHAPLFADASFADFAQQIGLASLGVSDECIKRLGVCFWFTFEFGLCRQDGKLRAYGGALLSSFGELEHCFSGQTEKKPFDPPKTALEEHPITKYQHVYYVSESIEEARQKLLEYTKTIPRSFAVSYDSSNRSIEIMNS from the exons ATGAAATCCGCTGAAAATGAAACTAACCCAACTGTTGAAAAGGCTCGTAAGCATGGCGGTAGAGAAGAAG AACGTACAACGTGGTTTCCGCGTCGAATAGAAGATCTGGATCACACTCGGAGTAATACAATTTCGTTTGGTAGTGATTTAGATCCTGACCATCCCGGCTTTAACGACCCCATTTATCGCGAACGTCGCAAGGAAATAATCGAGATTGCCGTAAACTACAGACA CGGACAGCCGATACCTAAAGTGGAGTACACTCCCGAAGAGGTAGCAACATGGAGTACGATTTTTCGTCGCGTGACTCAACTCTATCCCACTCACGCTTGTCTCGAATTTAATAACATGTTCCCGGTAATGGTGGAGCATTGCGGTTACAAAGAAGATGCCATCCCTCAACTGCAAGACGTCTCCGATTTCCTTTACg GTCGAACGGGTTTCATTTTGCGACCAGTGGCCGGTTTCCTATCGTTTCGGGACTTTCTGGCGGGCCTTGCTTTCCGCGTGTTCCATGCGACGCAATACATTCGGCACAGCAGCAAGCCAATGTACACCCCCGAGCCTGATGCCTGTCACGAACTTTTAGGTCACGCTCCGCTATTTGCCGACGCTTCGTTCGCCGACTTTGCTCAACAGATTGGACTTGCTTCGTTAGGTGTTTCGGACGAATGCATTAAACGGTTGGGAGTG tgtttttggTTTACGTTCGAGTTCGGCCTGTGTCGCCAAGACGGCAAGTTAAGAGCCTATGGTGGTGCGTTACTCTCATCGTTCGGAGAGCTCGAGCACTGTTTCTCTGGTCAAACTGAAAAGAAGCCCTTCGATCCACCCAAAACTGCGCTAGAGGAACACCCAATCACAAAATATCAGCACGTTTACTATGTTTCGGAAAGCATTGAGGAAGCAAGGCAAAAACTGCT cGAATATACAAAAACCATCCCACGAAGTTTCGCCGTGAGTTACGACTCATCCAATCGCAGTATAGAAATCATGAATTCGTAA